The proteins below are encoded in one region of Mycobacterium pseudokansasii:
- a CDS encoding potassium-transporting ATPase subunit C, producing MVRQYWAALRALLVFTVILGLGYPLLVWLVAWLPGLHDQAQGSIVDAGGKPVGSSLIGQLYLDAAGRPLPQYFQGRPSEAGAGYDPLSSGGSNLGPESIVDIPADPAKLAAGASPAEAGYQPSLLTQVCSRSAEVARFEGLDQAGGSRPFCTPGGVGAVLSVIGPRDPRGNVARPVRVVSVNEPCAAGKQLFLDRYEGVPVQCAAFGENYSLGQIVPIRGAAPEVPGVPPDAVTASGSGLDPDISPAYAELQIPRVARARHASQDQIRALVAQTESGRALGIFGQASVNVLRLNLELDRRYPV from the coding sequence ATGGTTCGCCAATATTGGGCCGCACTGCGGGCCCTGCTGGTTTTCACGGTCATCCTCGGCCTCGGCTACCCGCTGCTCGTCTGGTTGGTGGCATGGCTTCCCGGGCTGCACGACCAGGCGCAAGGTTCCATCGTCGATGCCGGCGGTAAGCCGGTCGGCAGCAGCCTGATCGGACAGTTGTACCTCGATGCCGCCGGGCGTCCGTTGCCGCAGTACTTCCAGGGGCGGCCCTCAGAGGCAGGCGCCGGATATGACCCGTTATCCAGCGGCGGCAGCAATCTGGGACCGGAGAGCATCGTGGATATTCCCGCTGACCCGGCAAAACTGGCGGCCGGCGCAAGTCCGGCCGAAGCCGGTTACCAGCCCAGTCTGCTGACCCAGGTGTGTTCGCGCAGTGCGGAGGTGGCGCGATTCGAGGGCCTCGACCAGGCGGGGGGATCACGTCCATTCTGCACGCCGGGCGGCGTCGGAGCCGTGCTGTCGGTGATCGGTCCCCGCGATCCGCGCGGCAATGTCGCGCGCCCAGTTCGAGTGGTCAGCGTCAACGAGCCCTGCGCCGCCGGCAAGCAGCTGTTTCTGGACCGCTACGAGGGCGTACCGGTCCAATGCGCGGCGTTCGGCGAGAACTACTCGCTCGGCCAGATCGTGCCCATCCGCGGCGCGGCTCCGGAGGTCCCGGGAGTTCCGCCCGACGCCGTCACGGCCAGCGGCAGCGGGCTGGACCCGGATATCTCCCCGGCCTACGCCGAGCTGCAGATTCCCCGGGTGGCCAGGGCCCGGCATGCCAGCCAGGATCAGATACGGGCGCTGGTGGCGCAGACGGAAAGCGGCCGCGCCCTCGGCATCTTCGGCCAGGCGAGCGTCAATGTGCTGCGGCTCAACCTGGAACTCGACCGCAGATACCCGGTCTAG
- a CDS encoding IS1380 family transposase: protein MHSSYTFTLGSAVFDEPNLVSAAGLVPVLELAEQTGLSELIGEHVDLPSTRVASGAVNPVGKLTSIIAGMMCGADCIDDVDVLRAGGTPRVFNEVYAPSTLGIFLREFTFGHANQLAAVARAHLVALAQRVPLLPGIEERAFLDIDSLLRPVYGRHKQGASFGHAKIASRALLRLGLSPQITTISTAQAPPVIAEARLRSGKAGSGRAAAWQVKQAITTARGCGAGKIMLRGDTAFGNKKVIGACIAEGVEFSLSMTRNRAITTAVEGIDEAAYTPVHYPGAVEDPDTGALISDAEVAETPYTLRLGRGKKITARLVVRRVKDARYPDALFPVWRYHPFLTNSELPTAEADITHRRHAIIETTFADLIDGPLARIPSGLFAANCAWLACAVIAHNLLRATGTLAGGHHIVARGATLRRDLVNVPARFAAPARKPMLHLPVHWPRQVEWKALWDSVIGYPTAQPRAA from the coding sequence GTGCATTCATCGTATACGTTCACTCTCGGGTCGGCGGTGTTTGACGAGCCGAATCTGGTGTCGGCCGCGGGTTTGGTTCCGGTGCTGGAATTGGCTGAGCAGACCGGGCTTTCGGAATTGATCGGTGAGCATGTGGATCTGCCGTCGACACGGGTGGCCTCCGGTGCGGTCAACCCGGTCGGGAAGCTGACCTCGATCATCGCCGGGATGATGTGCGGCGCGGACTGCATCGACGACGTCGACGTGTTGCGTGCCGGCGGCACGCCACGGGTGTTCAACGAGGTGTATGCGCCCTCGACATTGGGGATCTTCTTGCGCGAGTTCACTTTCGGGCATGCCAACCAGCTCGCGGCCGTGGCTCGCGCGCATCTGGTGGCGCTCGCGCAGCGGGTGCCGCTGTTGCCCGGCATCGAAGAGCGCGCCTTTTTGGACATCGACTCGCTGCTGCGTCCGGTCTACGGGCGCCATAAGCAGGGTGCTTCGTTCGGGCACGCCAAGATCGCCAGCCGTGCGCTGCTGCGGTTGGGTCTGTCGCCGCAGATCACCACGATCTCGACCGCGCAGGCCCCACCGGTGATCGCCGAGGCGCGGCTGCGCAGCGGTAAGGCCGGCTCCGGCCGCGCCGCGGCCTGGCAGGTCAAACAAGCCATCACCACCGCCCGCGGGTGCGGGGCCGGCAAGATCATGCTGCGCGGCGACACCGCGTTCGGCAATAAAAAGGTGATCGGCGCCTGCATCGCCGAAGGCGTCGAGTTCTCCCTGTCGATGACCCGAAATCGGGCCATTACCACCGCGGTCGAGGGCATCGACGAGGCCGCCTACACCCCGGTGCACTACCCGGGCGCGGTCGAAGACCCTGACACCGGGGCGCTGATCTCCGATGCCGAGGTCGCCGAAACTCCCTACACCCTACGGCTGGGGCGGGGCAAGAAGATCACGGCCCGACTGGTAGTGCGCCGGGTCAAAGACGCCCGCTACCCGGATGCGTTGTTTCCGGTGTGGCGCTATCACCCATTTCTGACCAACTCCGAGCTGCCCACTGCCGAGGCCGACATCACCCACCGCCGCCACGCCATCATCGAGACCACCTTCGCCGACCTGATCGATGGCCCACTGGCTCGGATCCCTTCAGGGCTGTTCGCCGCGAACTGCGCCTGGTTGGCCTGCGCGGTGATCGCCCATAACCTGCTGCGCGCCACCGGGACCCTCGCCGGCGGTCACCACATCGTGGCCCGCGGTGCCACCCTGCGCCGCGACCTGGTCAACGTGCCCGCCCGCTTCGCCGCACCGGCCCGCAAACCGATGCTGCACCTACCCGTCCACTGGCCCCGACAAGTCGAGTGGAAAGCCCTGTGGGACAGCGTCATCGGCTACCCGACTGCGCAACCCCGCGCCGCTTGA